In Quercus robur chromosome 11, dhQueRobu3.1, whole genome shotgun sequence, the sequence TACATCTTCCACCAACATTTCATGAGCCTGTGAGATACATTCGCAAGTCCCATAAGCAAAGTATCAAAAGCAgcatgactaacacaccaacatCAACCACCAATATGTAAAATTTGACTTGGAAAATTACCTTGTAAACATGCAATGCATCAAGCACCTTATCTTGAGCCGCAGCAGACACATCCCACATACATATCTTACAGTCGTGCGAGCCACTCAAGAGGTATCCCTCCTTACAGGGACTCCAAGACAACCCATATCCTTCCATATCATGACCCCTTAACCTCAAATCAGGCTCACAGTCACCCCCTTGTTGCTTCTCCAATTGCTTGCCACAATCAAATACATACACATCACACCCACTTGTCTTTGCACCCACAACTACCGGGTTCTGTGGCATACACCGTGCCCTATTCACTTCTCCATCAACACGTATCTTCTGCGTCACCTCCACCTACAAACATTCCAAACAAAACAATCAAACCTTGAAATCTCAACACTGAGTACCCACAAAACAATTCTTGAAAGGAATACTCTTGAGTCATTTTGTTGCCCATGAAACCACCAAAGACTCAGTTCATATAAATACATTCAGCTAGACATTTTAACAAACACTTGGTACGcacaaaaaattcataaaaatatcaaaatacaaGAAGACCCACAAAACAATTCACAAAAACACTAAACACCCACAAAATAACTCTCCAAAACAAGCaataaaaaccacaaaaaaaaaaaaaaaaaacacggaCCTTAGGTGTGATGGGGTTTTCGGCATCGCCATTGATGTTGGCTTCAGAAGCTTTGCTAGGAAGGTGAGCATCGGCGACCATGAGAAAATTAGGGACACCCGAGGAAGTGTGGGTCCCGAAGACGAGTTTTTGAACGGCGAAAGATGAATCCGAGGTGTGGGTGGGCGGTTGTGGGACCCATTGGACAGTGAGAGACGGCCATTCGATAGGGTGGGATATGATCAAATCGTAGAGGAACGGCGAGTTCTTCTTCCACACTGTGTACTCTTCCTCTAATTGAACCAGACTCGGCTCGTCTTCTCGTTGTTGTTCCGCCATTTCTTTTCTGTGAGAGTTGGATATCGGTTTCCcgccagaaaaaaaaatatgggtaTGGAGGGAAATAAGGGAAAGGGAGGGTTTTGAGGGTTTTATATATGTGGTATAGAATGGGACTTGGAACTTGGAAGAATCAACTTTTTTTGGGGGCCAGTGGGCTTTTTGGGCTTTTATATTGTTTAGATAAGCCCAAAATGGAAATTCATAGTTCAGGTTTATAAGTGCCAGGTCCAAATAAAAGGATGTAGAAGATGGGTCCAAATAAACTATTGATAATTTTACTGTTTTGTCAATGatgttagatttttcttttggaaaaaaataatgttatgaaATAATCAATATGACATTGATTTTGGTGTCAAATTGTGGGTTAGGTGTCAGATCGGGCAATAGTTTTGTTTACTTTTTCACTACTTGAAATCACTAGATCATTAAGAAGAATTGAGGTTAGATTATGGTTCAACCCACATGAATGAGCACTTGTAACTCTCTTACTAGCCCTCTTACAAGTTACTACATTAGTTCTTAAAAGTATTGATGTTTCTTTTGGAAgcaaaaatgttatgaaatagagcattttatttttctttgaagtttAAATAATCAATATGACATTGTTGTGGTTAAGGTTTTGGTGCTGGGTTATGAGGACTAATAAATTAGAATCCTTAGATAATGAATTCAAACTTTAAGAAACAACGGTGTGATGGTCTTAACTCAGAGATTATTACTTTTTACTACTTTGAATCACCAAATCTTCAAGTGGAATATTGAAGTTAGACCATGGCTCAATCCACATGAACTAGCACTTACAGGTTGCAGCCCTCTAACCACATAAGTTCTTGGGGATTGATTTTTCGACGGGAAAGGAGCAATTATAGTTACATTGGGATAGAATTTTCACAAATTATTTCCGCTTTacccttcttattttttatttattaaaattaaaaaaaaaaaaatcaatatgtGATACATGACCATGTAATGTTCACGTACTAGACAGTAGACCTCATGTCTAGCATATCACAAACTGTTATTTAACTTATTTCCAAGTGGATAACTTTGGTCCTTTGgcaatttgcaatttttttttcataatttctaccctttttttttgtttgacaaTGACTTCTTTCATTGCTACGTAGTTTACTTGGGTCAACTTATGATTATTCTTTACAGACAATACATACACAATGCAATATGCGACAAATAAAGAACCGATAAATTTGCAAATACTTTGTGTCAACTGTGTCAAGTAGATGGAAAATAAGATTATCCTTCAATCTGAATTTGTCAAATGTTTTCAGAATGCTACACATTCAAACCGCCCAATTGAGATTAAGAATCCAACTATATTTAAACTCTCTACTTTCTCAATAGTGATGGCGATGTACATAGAAAAGTCATGCATAAGGATCTCCGAGAAGGAAACAGGAAAAATCCCAGTTGTTGTTACTTGGTTTCCAATCTAAGATTACGTGATGTAATTGTAAAAAATGACCCCTAGTACAGTCCTGCAATGGATGTAACCAAAGAATTAATCATTTGTTTAACATTTTTGGGTATAAGTGCTGAAACTTGAAActaatataatatatgaaaagcctaaaatgcattttgaaaaaaaaaaagaaagttttagGGGTCAAGATTTGGGCGGTTGGTTTAcgacttttaagttttaacattgATTTTCCAATTTCCAATTTCCTGGAAAGAGCAGTAGCTCTTGTTAAGAACTAGCCTACCACTAGTTCAAAACTCATAAACTAATATGTCAAACATCTTTATCCATTTcacctttttttccttttaattttctcaCCACTTTTGGTAACTAGTTTTACTAAGGGCATTGTTTAGTAGtaattcttaaatatatatccTTGTCAGATGAACTTTTCTTTTCCCTCAAATAAACTCTTATTTTTTTACATAACCATTTAAGATGGAAAATACAATCCTATGAAAACACTCATAACTTATGTTCGTTAAAATAgtatctttgattttttgtaaCATATTTTATTGGTAATGATTAATGATAAATTCATTGATTGGACAGTTGACATAAATAATAGACACTTGCAAAATGAGTGGTTATATCGATAGTGATGTGTTGCTGGCTATCAATTATCCGATGTTTAAGTTAATGgatatttttagagaaaaaaaataattgtaaggTATTTTAATGGTTTGTTGTACGTATGttgttcttttttctccttataATCTTTATGGCTCGTTATGTTCCTATAAATTTTTATCATAGTTAATGAGAAATAGTAGTCATAAACTCATAATTATTACCACAAATCTAGGAATGCAGGCTGATCAGTTTCTTGGCAAGCAAGTTAATGTCATCCTTGTTTCTATTAGGTTGTTGAATTGAGCCAGTATCAAGATATTTGGCTTTGTCCTGCTAGGTAGATTATGTGGATCGAGTACCGACCATATCCATATCGATCATGAAGTTGATGGAATTGGTGCACGTAACCACATCAAACTAATTTgacataaagaaaaaagaaaaaaaaaagtatattattATCTTTACAgactataatttttgttttttttttttgagaaactttacaGACTATAATTAAAGTGGGAGAAttattggagtttttttttttaaacctctaAATAGATATACCACATTTACTGTATATACACACAATCCTTTGACTTATCGTTTTGTATGATACTTGGCAGGAGTTAAGTGGTTCGAAAAGTAGCGCTTCACCAAATGTGTTGTGCTCACACCTTATGATAATAGTCATATCAAGATCCAATAAAACACGAGATATTATCCATTATCGCCGTGTGACGTGAAGTTGATGAGTTCACACCAgaaatctccttttttttttcatttattaataataaaaatactaagttgtGTTAAACGTCTGTTTGGATAtcacttattgctgaaaactgaaaacgccatagtaaaataatttttaaatatgt encodes:
- the LOC126706686 gene encoding WD-40 repeat-containing protein MSI3-like; the protein is MAEQQREDEPSLVQLEEEYTVWKKNSPFLYDLIISHPIEWPSLTVQWVPQPPTHTSDSSFAVQKLVFGTHTSSGVPNFLMVADAHLPSKASEANINGDAENPITPKVEVTQKIRVDGEVNRARCMPQNPVVVGAKTSGCDVYVFDCGKQLEKQQGGDCEPDLRLRGHDMEGYGLSWSPCKEGYLLSGSHDCKICMWDVSAAAQDKVLDALHVYKAHEMLVEDVSWHSKNENLFGSVGDDCHLMIWDLRTNQPQQSVKAHEREVNYLSFNPYNEWILATASSDTTIGLFDTRKLSVPLHVLSSHTEEVFQVEWDPNHETVLASSADDRRLMVWDLNRIGDEQLEGDAEDGPPELLFSHGGHKAKISDFSWNKYQPWVIASVGDDNTVQVWQMAESIYREDDDDVQDADD